From Carettochelys insculpta isolate YL-2023 chromosome 3, ASM3395843v1, whole genome shotgun sequence, a single genomic window includes:
- the GAREM2 gene encoding GRB2-associated and regulator of MAPK protein 2, with the protein MEKLAAGLGRISWSSGALPLDVIVSKCRLPTLVRPGPGEHVEGLSEQDVLLIHSCRQWTTVTAHSLEEGHYVIGPKIDIPLQYPGKFKLLDQDRDVREPVQYFNSVEEVASSFPDRVFVMETIAFSVKVVSGEFSEDSEVYNFTLQAGDELTLMGQAEILRAKAAKEKWRLPTLLRRLGKAGALGGKAAKGKVPCLICMNHRTNESLSLPFQCKGRFSTRSPLELQMREGEHTVRSIVERVRLPVNVAVPSRPARNPYDLHAIREGHCYKLLGIISRTVVLCCILRLPAPVPFHLLLLSDMPRFALPEGLLWGDPQLEKLLRDSAALCRERFDPDEYSKAVREARPDLAEECASPRHVRLCLQGCARQELAPALQRLSLCLYGGGASHATEEPPAGPLLPRPERAAPAELSEPEREYVTPDWAEPEARTAELPEIPYEELWPHLESFSEPSSKLLGLGSASKGQRDLISFGLSSPLGSPHRPPQPGEEPGGEVPPPIPPKSEAVKEECRLLNAPPVPPRGGRPHATASPPVPLRIPKLQPAPSPSPSLSYYSAGLHDASGPRSGSCSPSPDSYSLYCYPCTWGDCKAGDSALPPSAQPSQPAWSEPWTYAEPGPSVASGRSTPLLGGDAAAAVKTYHSCPRLKAPHPPKRFAPFGALNPFANPAYSPSPSSSAEWLEVPAVPEPLDPSENASPEAERAGACPAPPPRPPKSLEPESLVIRSAAPLSSTIVRGAEGGVTRVYLTQGVIEVPPASAPRSGPGESTSHVPGAPRPNGDGSPWQPPADLAVLSVEEVSRCLRFIGLSEDVVSFFARERIDGSIFVQLPEEILADDFRLTKLQVTKIVQFIKGWRPKM; encoded by the exons gagAGCACGTGGAGGGGCTGAGTGAGCAGGACGTGCTCCTCATTCACTCCTGCCGCCAGTGGACCACGGTGACGGCGCACAGCCTGGAGGAGGGGCACTACGTCATTGGGCCCAAGATCGACATCCCGCTGCAGTACCCAG GGAAGTTTAAGCTGCTGGACCAGGACCGGGACGTGCGCGAGCCCGTCCAGTATTTCAACAGCGTGGAGGAGGTGGCCAGCAGCTTCCCGGACCGTGTCTTCGTCATGGAGACCATCGCCTTCAGCGTGAAG GTGGTGTCGGGGGAGTTCAGTGAGGACAGCGAGGTGTACAACTTCACGCTGCAGGCGGGCGACGAGCTGACGCTGATGGGCCAGGCAGAGATCCTGCGGGCCAAGGCGGCCAAGGAGAAGTGGCGGCTGCCCACCCTCCTGCGCCGGCTGGGCAAGGCTGGGGCGCTGGGCGGCAAGGCGGCCAAGGGCAAGGTGCCCTGCCTGATCTGCATGAACCACCGCACCAATGAGAGCCTCAGCCTGCCCTTCCAGTGCAAGGGGCGCTTCAGCACCCGCAGCCCGCTGGAGCTGCAGATGCGCGAGGGCGAGCACACGGTGCGCAGCATCGTGGAGCGGGTGCGGCTGCCCGTCAACGTGGCCGTGCCCAGCCGGCCGGCCCGCAACCCCTACGACCTGCACGCCATCCGCGAGGGCCACTGCTACAAGCTGCTGGGCATCATCTCCAGGACGGTGGTGCTGTGCTGCATCCTGCGCCTGCCCGCCCCGGTGcccttccacctcctgctgctgagcGACATGCCCCGCTTTGCCCTGCCCGAGGGGCTGCTCTGGGGCGAcccccagctggagaagctgctgcGGGACAGCGCCGCCCTCTGCCGCGAGCGCTTCGACCCCGACGAGTACTCCAAAGCCGTGCGGGAGGCCCGGCCCGACCTGGCCGAGGAGTGCGCCAGCCCGCGGCACGTCCGCCTCTGCCTGCAGGGCTGCGCCCGCCAGGAGCTGGCCCCCGCCCTCCAGCGCCTCTCGCTCTGCCTCTATGGCGGGGGCGCCAGCCACGCCACTGAGGAACCCCCGGCCGGGCCACTGCTGCCCCGTCCCGAGCGTGCCGCCCCAGCCGAGCTCTCCGAGCCGGAGCGGGAGTACGTGACGCCCGACTGGGCCGAGCCGGAGGCGAGGACTGCGGAGTTGCCAGAGATCCCCTACGAGGAGCTCTGGCCCCACCTGGAGAGCTTCTCGGAGCCCAGCAGCAAGCTGCTGGGCCTGGGCAGCGCCAGCAAAGGGCAGCGGGACCTCATCTCCTTCGGCCTCTCCTCTCCGCTGGGCTCTCcgcaccgccccccccagcccggggAGGAGCCAGGGGGTGAGGTGCCACCGCCCATCCCGCCCAAGTCTGAAGCG GTGAAGGAGGAATGCCGCCTGCTGAATGCACCCCCCGTCCCGCCCCGGGGTGGCCGGCCCCACGCCACCGCCAGCCCGCCCGTTCCCCTGCGCATCCCCAAGCTGCAGCCGGCGCCCTCGCCCAGCCCCAGTCTCTCGTACTACTCGGCCGGGCTGCACGATGC GTCAGGGCCGCGGAGCGGGAGCTGCTCACCCTCCCCGGACTCCTACTCCCTCTACTGCTACCCCTGCACCTGGGGGGACTGCAAGGCTGGGGACTCGGCCCTGCCGCCcagcgcccagcccagccagccggcCTGGTCGGAGCCCTGGACCTACGCCGAGCCGGGCCCCAGCGTGGCCAGTGGACGCTCCACGCCCCTGCTAGGGGGCGACGCTGCCGCCGCCGTCAAAACCTATCACAGCTGCCCCCGCCtcaaggccccccaccccccgaaacgCTTCGCCCCCTTTGGAGCCCTGAACCCCTTCGCCAACCCCGcctactcccccagcccctcctcctccgcAGAGTGGCTGGAGGTCCCTGCCGTGCCAGAGCCCCTGGACCCCTCGGAGAACGCCTCCCCTGAGGCGGAGCGGGCCggggcctgcccagcccccccaccgcGCCCCCCCAAGAGCCTGGAGCCGGAGAGCCTGGTGATCCGCAGCGCAGCGCCGCTCTCGTCCACCATCGTGCGCGGGGCCGAGGGCGGCGTCACCCGCGTCTACCTCACCCAGGGCGTCATCGAGGTGCCGCCGGCCTCGGCCCCGCGCAGCGGGCCGGGCGAGAGCACCAGCCACGTGCCTGGCGCGCCCCGGCCGAACGGCGACGGCTCGCCCTGGCAGCCGCCCGCCGACCTGGCGGTGCTCTCCGTGGAGGAGGTGTCCCGCTGCCTGCGCTTCATCGGCCTGTCCGAGGACGTGGTGAGCTTCTTCGCCCGCGAGCGCATCGACGGCAGCATCTTCGTGCAGCTGCCTGAGGAGATCCTGGCTGACGACTTCCGCCTCACCAAGCTGCAGGTCACCAAGATCGTGCAGTTCATCAAGGGCTGGCGGCCCAAGATGTAG